A portion of the Paenibacillus hamazuiensis genome contains these proteins:
- a CDS encoding deoxyguanosinetriphosphate triphosphohydrolase family protein yields MDLRKNRLHDSTLHKTSEERDEYEKDYARLIQSPAFRRLQGKSQVFGAGSGDYYRTRLTHSLEVSQIAREVARRMNGSYPFLAKREHPGLILDPAVVECAALAHDLGHPPFGHKGEEVLNSLLQSHGFAYEGNAQNFRILMFLEKRADSGFGLDLTAATLLAINKYPYSLEEPGRIKGVYASEWEGIGYLRDLWNMPQGCPTLEAQLMDLCDDIAYSTHDIEDGIRAGKIQMNRTFFEDRRLVAHLVQEIVEDRGNYAVGWEQVNIEEMVRRVLAEYLQQWEQIYASCHQEASRTRREMKARWVGLFAGRVGIIDDPVTGWKKVTFVRDGQHDIELLRTMEILKKLAWVTMIKDFRVQRLQKRSEIMLQRLWDSFIEEETGRRIVPPDWIEEHEQQKGKWPWHRFIADYISGMTDGYAEKVYAELYASKTGSIYEMD; encoded by the coding sequence ATGGATTTAAGGAAAAATCGACTGCATGACTCTACTCTTCATAAAACAAGCGAGGAACGGGACGAGTACGAAAAGGATTACGCCCGTTTGATCCAATCGCCGGCTTTTCGCAGACTGCAAGGAAAATCGCAGGTGTTCGGCGCCGGTTCGGGCGATTATTACCGGACGCGGCTTACGCATTCTCTCGAAGTATCGCAGATCGCGAGGGAGGTGGCGCGTCGGATGAACGGTTCGTATCCGTTTCTCGCGAAACGGGAGCATCCGGGGCTCATTCTCGATCCGGCGGTGGTCGAATGCGCGGCGCTTGCCCATGATTTGGGTCATCCTCCGTTTGGGCATAAAGGCGAAGAGGTGCTGAACAGTCTGCTTCAGTCGCATGGCTTCGCCTACGAAGGCAATGCGCAAAACTTTCGCATTTTAATGTTTCTGGAAAAGCGCGCAGACAGCGGCTTCGGCCTCGATCTGACGGCGGCTACGCTGCTCGCGATCAATAAATACCCGTATTCCCTCGAGGAGCCGGGACGGATTAAAGGCGTGTATGCCTCCGAATGGGAGGGCATCGGTTATTTACGCGACCTGTGGAACATGCCGCAGGGGTGTCCGACGCTGGAAGCCCAGCTTATGGACCTATGCGACGACATCGCTTATTCCACACACGATATCGAGGACGGCATCCGCGCCGGCAAAATCCAGATGAACCGCACGTTTTTCGAGGATCGCAGGCTCGTCGCCCATCTGGTCCAGGAAATTGTCGAAGATCGGGGTAACTACGCAGTCGGATGGGAGCAGGTCAATATCGAAGAGATGGTCCGGCGCGTGCTCGCCGAATATTTGCAGCAATGGGAGCAAATTTACGCTTCATGCCATCAGGAGGCGTCCCGGACGCGCAGGGAAATGAAGGCCCGCTGGGTCGGACTGTTTGCCGGACGGGTAGGGATTATCGACGATCCGGTGACCGGCTGGAAAAAGGTAACGTTCGTGCGGGACGGCCAGCATGACATTGAGCTGCTGCGCACGATGGAAATTTTGAAAAAGCTCGCCTGGGTGACGATGATCAAAGACTTCCGCGTGCAGCGGCTGCAAAAGCGGAGCGAGATCATGCTTCAGCGGCTTTGGGACAGCTTTATTGAGGAAGAAACCGGACGCCGCATCGTACCGCCCGACTGGATCGAGGAGCACGAGCAGCAAAAAGGCAAATGGCCATGGCACCGTTTCATCGCCGATTACATTTCCGGAATGACGGACGGTTACGCGGAAAAAGTATACGCCGAGCTGTACGCCAGCAAAACCGGATCGATCTACGAAATGGATTAA
- a CDS encoding HD domain-containing protein, with amino-acid sequence MADEALLDDRRQAVLEAAARYARETLENDASGHDWWHIYRVDRLAETIANAEGADVFVCRLAALLHDIADEKLCGDEAEGLRAVRRWLDAHRVDAASADHVIGIISSMSFKGGGRPPMRTLEGRVVQDADRLDAIGAVGIARVFAYTGAKGRPIHVPGIEARERMTKDEYRSTGGTAINHFYEKLLKLKDLMNTDYAKRLAEGRHRQLEQYLACFYEEWEGIR; translated from the coding sequence ATGGCTGACGAGGCGTTGTTGGACGATCGCCGGCAGGCCGTGCTGGAGGCCGCCGCGCGTTACGCGCGCGAGACGCTGGAGAACGATGCGAGCGGTCACGACTGGTGGCACATATACCGCGTGGACCGGCTTGCGGAGACGATTGCGAATGCCGAAGGAGCAGACGTGTTCGTGTGCCGCCTGGCGGCGCTGCTGCACGACATCGCCGACGAGAAGCTGTGCGGCGATGAAGCGGAGGGTTTGCGCGCCGTACGCCGCTGGCTGGATGCGCACAGAGTCGATGCCGCCTCGGCCGACCATGTCATTGGGATTATTTCCTCGATGTCGTTCAAGGGCGGCGGCCGTCCGCCGATGCGGACGCTGGAAGGGCGCGTCGTGCAGGATGCGGACCGGCTCGATGCGATCGGCGCAGTCGGCATCGCCCGTGTATTTGCGTACACCGGGGCGAAGGGCCGGCCGATCCATGTGCCCGGCATCGAGGCGCGCGAACGAATGACGAAGGACGAATACCGCAGCACCGGCGGCACGGCGATCAATCATTTTTACGAGAAGCTGCTCAAATTGAAAGATCTGATGAACACCGATTACGCGAAGCGGCTCGCCGAAGGGCGGCACCGCCAGCTGGAGCAATATTTGGCATGTTTTTACGAGGAATGGGAAGGAATTAGATAA
- a CDS encoding uracil-DNA glycosylase, with translation MAILKNDWAPLLEAEFQKPYYLELRRFLAQEYRTRTIYPDMHDIFNALHYTPYADVSVVILGQDPYHGPGQAHGLSFSVKPGVPAPPSLQNMFKELHDDLGCYIPDNGYLVRWAEQGVLLLNTVLTVREATPNSHKGKGWETFTDRVIAHLNERDKPVIFVLWGSHAQQKQQLITSPHHKMIKSPHPSPLSAHRGFFGSRPFSRVNRYLSELGRPIIDWQIPNLSHTHAKEVSQYG, from the coding sequence ATGGCCATATTGAAAAACGATTGGGCTCCGCTGCTCGAGGCCGAATTTCAAAAGCCGTATTATTTGGAGCTTCGCCGGTTTTTGGCGCAAGAATACCGGACGCGGACGATTTACCCGGATATGCACGATATTTTTAATGCGCTTCATTATACCCCTTATGCCGACGTATCCGTTGTCATCCTCGGACAAGATCCGTATCACGGGCCGGGACAGGCGCACGGTCTCAGCTTCTCGGTCAAGCCGGGAGTGCCGGCGCCGCCCTCGCTGCAAAACATGTTTAAGGAATTGCACGACGACCTGGGGTGCTACATCCCGGACAACGGCTATTTGGTGAGATGGGCCGAGCAGGGCGTTTTGCTGCTGAACACGGTGCTGACCGTGCGGGAAGCGACGCCGAACTCGCATAAAGGCAAAGGCTGGGAGACGTTTACCGATCGGGTCATCGCCCATCTTAACGAGCGCGATAAGCCCGTTATCTTTGTGTTATGGGGGAGCCATGCACAGCAGAAGCAGCAGCTCATTACTTCTCCGCATCATAAAATGATCAAATCGCCGCATCCGAGCCCGCTGTCCGCTCACCGCGGATTTTTCGGCAGCCGCCCGTTTTCGCGGGTTAACCGATACTTGTCGGAACTGGGCAGACCGATAATCGATTGGCAAATTCCGAACTTATCACATACACATGCAAAAGAGGTATCTCAATATGGCTGA